The following proteins come from a genomic window of Stigmatopora nigra isolate UIUO_SnigA chromosome 9, RoL_Snig_1.1, whole genome shotgun sequence:
- the atpsckmt gene encoding ATP synthase subunit C lysine N-methyltransferase — MFFISPVMSKEVLFREQSITNENTSKGRLGLIVTGLVGGSLVALYAVTTPFIAPALRKICLPFVPATTTQVQNVLNALRARSGTLVDIGSGDGRIVIAAAKQGFSASGFELNPWLVWYSRYKAWREGVHRSTSFHISNLWKVSFAPYSNVVIFGVPQMMDQLELKLESELPISAKVVACRFPFPNWVPEYTGGEGVDTVWVYNAHSFKWRIQTAHSGKEENIKS; from the exons ATGTTTTTCATAAGCCCCGTCATGTCTAAAGAAGTGCTTTTTAGGGAGCAATCTATCACGAACGAGAATACAAGTAAAGGTCGACTGGGTCTCATTGTAACGGGCTTGGTAGGAGGGTCGCTTGTTGCCCTCTACGCTGTGACTACGCCGTTTATTGCACCCGCATTAAGAAAAATCTGCCTCCCGTTTGTCCCTGCGACCACTACGCAAGTACAAAATGTCCTCAATGCACTGCGAGCCAGGTCTGGGACACTGGTGGACATTGGAAGTGGAGATGGGAGAATA gtgATCGCTGCTGCAAAGCAAGGGTTTTCGGCATCAGGTTTTGAATTGAACCCCTGGCTGGTGTGGTATTCTCGCTATAAAGCCTGGAGAGAAGGAGTCCACCGCTCGACATCATTCCATATCTCTAATTTATGGAAG GTTAGCTTTGCACCATACTctaatgttgtcatttttggtGTCCCTCAAATG atggacCAATTGGAGTTGAAGCTTGAAAGCGAGTTACCAATATCTGCTAAGGTGGTGGCCTGCCGATTCCCCTTCCCCAACTGGGTTCCTGAATATACAGGCGGGGAAGGTGTTGACACAGTGTGGGTGTACAATGCTCATTCATTTAAATGGCGCATACAGACGGCACACAGCGGTAAAGAAGAGAACATCAAATCATAG
- the LOC144201674 gene encoding coiled-coil domain-containing protein 42 like-2-like → MSKKILKVKEKPAQGNPQKISRRQQGKRTTHWDEIYTEILIRREEKDLEAQSEQLDEKLDSLKVRENELRQEISEVEDLFLSREPYLADEIVDQASAKADNEEQLVLKKESEIQSKMIECAELRERKQERLQVMREHVVYQQFMQTLVGMTSFEDEESLTDHIESLHSIEDQLSQREGEAYEQTNQQRKTQIALQKQYELERQELDMELTQLMPELFESKIKVEFWFKEWKRIEETASRKLNLLAQIKMSILSLYEMIGGKVCDKQGVALNETEKQLENIHTFMLDHFEILKDYEVNFNGGN, encoded by the coding sequence ATGTCCAAAAAGATCCTgaaggtaaaagaaaagccCGCACAGGGAAACCCCCAGAAGATTTCACGGAGACAACAGGGCAAAAGAACTACTCACTGGGATGAAATTTATACAGAAATTTTGATCCGGAGGGAGGAGAAAGATCTTGAAGCACAGTCAGAGCAGCTGGACGAGAAGCTGGACAGTTTAAAGGTGCGTGAAAATGAGTTACGCCAGGAAATAAGTGAAGTTGAGGATCTTTTCTTAAGCAGGGAACCATATCTGGCAGATGAAATTGTTGATCAAGCCTCAGCCAAAGCTGATAATGAGGAACAATTGGTGCTTAAAAAGGAGAGCGAGATCCAGAGTAAGATGATAGAATGTGCGGAGCTAAGGGAGAGGAAACAGGAGCGCCTGCAAGTCATGCGCGAACACGTTGTGTATCAGCAATTCATGCAGACACTGGTTGGCATGACTTCATTCGAAGATGAAGAGTCTCTAACGGATCACATCGAAAGTCTTCACAGTATTGAAGACCAGCTGTCTCAGAGGGAAGGTGAAGCTTATGAGCAGACCAATCAGCAAAGGAAAACACAGATCGCTTTGCAAAAACAATATGAGTTGGAAAGACAAGAGCTTGATATGGAGCTAACGCAGCTTATGCCTGAATTGTTTGAATcgaaaatcaaagtggaattttggtTCAAAGAGTGGAAACGTATCGAAGAAACCGCATCAAGAAAACTAAATCTGCTAGCGCAGATTAAGATGTCCATCCTCAGCCTTTACGAGATGATCGGTGGGAAGGTTTGCGATAAACAAGGCGTGGCTTTGAATGAAACTGAGAAACAGTTGGAAAATATCCACACTTTCATGTTGGACCACTTTGAGATTTTGAAAGACTATGAGGTCAACTTTAATGGAGGAAACTAA
- the ankrd33bb gene encoding ankyrin repeat domain-containing protein 33B yields MVLITEKEGEVGKLQENGVAKGMGPGKTELGINKTSMDTPLMSFTTVDKDHEDDEEQGHNVEAEVDYTRNYWEDEDDIYQEFEELDFEALSDNSDTRSIASDDSFYPLDTTVRSDLLRLPCRESPEPISFFKACCNNNTIIVKIMIRQGLTVEEVQETDRNRRSALIVACYHGYVDVVIALAQCPYLDVNWQDNEGNTALITAAQAGHVFISHYLLNYFSGLDIERRNCHGFTALMKAAMQGRAETCRLLMLAGGDVQARDNGRMMTPREWALFTGRYETAYTMSQVMLRPCAEQFCDSFKLEWPMLEDLVTQAEEPKPCWKRFIDLMSCCPYRFYFNNKINPVDDGVLEHMVRITTSLTSPFIATACRTVCPGSPPCIGKRRYAVQEILKRQRLAELKHLGPDRLNTYKRLFQNSRILLIPKARDRRASLQPQLLNDMAVASTVAIRRASLLPLHLLRRSSVRPGIVIPKVRLCKAPAPNFKPEKLSWKNNYHELQIPRWDYKMKRVERKKDDRLLPPTRRR; encoded by the exons ATGGTTTTAATAACTGAGAAGGAAGGTGAGGTTGGTAAACTTCAAGAGAATGGAGTTGCCAAAGGTATGGGACCAGGAAAAACTGAGCTTGGCATCAACAAAACATCTATGGACACACCTCTCATGTCCTTCACTACGGTCGACAAGGACCATGAAGACGATGAGGAACAGGGCCATAATGTTGAAGCCGAAGTTGATTACACCCGGAATTACTGGGAAGATGAGGATGATATCTACCAGGAGTTTGAGGAATTGGACTTTGAGGCTTTGTCAGATAACTCGGACACACGGAGCATTGCGTCTGACGATTCCTTTTACCCACTTGACACTACGGTGCGATCTGACCTTTTACGTTTGCCATGTCGCGAGAGCCCAGAGCCTATCTCTTTCTTCAAGGCTTGCTGCAATAACAACACCATCATTGTTAAGATCATGATTAGACAAGGACTGACTGTGGAGGAAGTTCAGGAGACAGACAGAAACCGAAGA TCTGCATTAATTGTAGCATGTTACCATGGATACGTGGATGTGGTCATCGCCCTTGCTCAGTGTCCTTATCTAGATGTGAACTGGCAGGATAATGAGGGTAATACTGCCCTTATCACAGCAGCACAAGCAG GTCACGTGTTCATCTCTCACTACCTGCTAAACTACTTCTCTGGACTGGATATTGAGAGGAGGAACTGTCATGGTTTCACAGCTTTAATGAAGGCTGCGATGCAGGGTCGAGCAGAGACTTGTAGATTGCTCATGCTGGCTG GAGGTGATGTACAGGCCAGGGACAATGGTCGCATGATGACCCCTCGGGAATGGGCGCTCTTCACTGGTCGCTATGAAACAGCTTACACGATGAGTCAAGTCATGTTGAGGCCATGTGCCGAGCAGTTCTGTGACTCCTTCAAACTAGAGTGGCCAATGCTGGAG GATTTGGTTACCCAGGCTGAAGAACCTAAGCCCTGCTGGAAGCGTTTCATCGACCTTATGTCCTGTTGCCCTTACAGATTTTACTTTAACAACAAGATCAACCCCGTGGATGATGGCGTTCTTGAGCACATGGTCAGGATCACCACTAGTCTCACCAGTCCATTTATTGCTACGGCCTGCCGGACAGTGTGCCCAGGAAGTCCTCCATGTATTGGGAAACGGCGCTACGCAGTCCAGGAAATTCTAAAAAGACAACGGTTGGCGGAGCTGAAGCACCTCGGCCCAGATCGGCTGAACACCTACAAGAGATTGTTCCAGAACTCACGGATTCTCCTCATCCCTAAGGCGAGGGATCGGCGGGCTAGCCTCCAGCCTCAGCTTCTGAATGACATGGCTGTTGCATCCACTGTGGCCATAAGGCGGGCGAGTTTGCTACCTCTTCATTTGCTGAGGCGGAGTAGTGTGCGACCAGGGATTGTGATACCAAAAGTCAGGCTCTGCAAGGCCCCAGCTCCCAATTTCAAACCAGAAAAGCTCAGTTGGAAAAATAACTACCACGAGCTACAAATCCCAAGGTGGGACTACAAAATGAAGAGAGTCGAAAGAAAGAAGGATGATCGTCTGTTACCACCGACAAGGCGAAGATGA